Proteins encoded within one genomic window of Lampris incognitus isolate fLamInc1 chromosome 19, fLamInc1.hap2, whole genome shotgun sequence:
- the mtfr1 gene encoding mitochondrial fission regulator 1, with protein sequence MSKECPRIEMDLAFGSAKPYGSSRSIVRRIATSLPLKPCPRVHFQLYPFSEAADVLNSSRGQNGPVASLADVSWIDRDEEEDDEDYNSRSRSRPPTGLVFRARQPHPRRQPLSRRSSLPSLFEGTPDPQGPTAANDEAIQKISALETELAKLRAQIAQIVLAQEKNAQPTTSAPSLGIPPPPPPPCAAPPPPPPPPPPPPPPGLQRTFSAIDLIRERKGKKVESQTILDSGSKPAEMPSMLDVLKDMGKVKLRSVKSRQGEVHSKAKASDPTDAAGLIAEALKRKFAHRYRQDSEQEDDKEVFEPPAPEVKPRPEPNLFGQHMLKSTGRRKFL encoded by the exons ATGAGTAAAGAATGTCCCCGGATTGAAATGGACCTG GCTTTTGGATCAGCCAAACCTTATGGGTCCTCAAGGAGTATTGTCAGGAGAATAGCAACTAGTCTTCCTCTGAAACCTTGTCCAAGAGTCCATTTCCAG CTTTATCCTTTCTCTGAGGCCGCTGATGTCCTGAACAGCAGCAGGGGGCAGAATGGCCCAGTTGCCTCTCTGGCTGATGTCAGCTGGATTGACagggatgaggaggaggacgaTGAAGACTACAATAGTAGATCCAG GTCAAGGCCACCAACGGGGCTTGTGTTCCGAGCCCGTCAACCTCACCCTCGAAGACAGCCCTTATCCCGTAGGAGCTCACTACCGAGTCTGTTCGAGGGGACTCCGGACCCCCAGGGGCCGACTGCTGCAAATGACGAGGCCATTCAGAAGATCAGCGCACTCGAAACTGAACTTGCAAAACTCCGAGCCCAGATCGCACAGATTGTCCTGGCCCAGGAAAAGAACGCACAGCCAA CCACCTCTGCTCCTTCCCTGggcatccctcctcctcctccaccaccctgTGCtgccccacctccaccaccaccaccccctcctcctcctccaccccctgGCCTCCAGCGAACTTTCTCAGCCATTGACCTGATAAGAGAGCGCAAAGGGAAGAAGGTGGAGAGCCAGACCATTTTGGATTCGGGGTCGAAGCCAGCCGAGATGCCTAGCATGCTTGACGTACTGAAGGATATGGGCAAAGTGAAGCTGCGATCGGTCAAAAG tcgTCAAGGGGAGGTGCATTCCAAAGCCAAGGCCAGCGACCCTACAGATGCGGCAGGTCTCATTGCTGAGGCCCTGAAGCGCAAGTTTGCCCATCGTTACCGGCAGGACAGCGAACAGGAAGACGACAAGGAGGTCTTCGAACCTCCCGCCCCAGAAGTCAAACCTCGACCCGAGCCTAATTTG TTTGGGCAGCACATGTTGAAATCCACTGGAAGGAGGAAGTTCCTTTGA